Proteins encoded by one window of Candidatus Ozemobacteraceae bacterium:
- a CDS encoding fused MFS/spermidine synthase encodes MNPTTFFHIAAFFSGMAIMGVEVSASRLLAPYFGSSMITWTILIGIILTAMSLGSRFGGRLADSCDRPDRLFRLLFWCAIWVALTPWLGRYLMTAALFGMIVAVPGQALPLGVLLSCLLIFAPPCFVLGMVSPFLLRFTLPDTAATGRTAGDLGALSTVGSIFGTFLPTFVSIPYLGSTRTFLLFAAVLGLISLAYFRLVSPESNRAGSGSLLVVLMLCALPVLPLRPSFAFWTASILEDESVYNYLRVAREYGGLQLSTHTLIGRQSIARDDGVMTGNYWDYAMLAPFFRDNPRFEKPLRLLVLGYGAGTISRICRFFFPASTITGVEIDPAIAALGSVYFGVKPGQDEVVIEDARTFLTRTERTWDMVVLDAYHDISIPFHLTTAEFWYQVKSRLASDGVVAVNYNLPFAADLELSESLVQTMKSVFPRVFVCPVRNEVNSIFIATMAKDSRLPDPMHAQVGEDHILYPVFKAFLAQHREIVDTAKILTDDFAPVEWLSNRALGNVIRDGIAIAKVRAIHALRTL; translated from the coding sequence ATGAATCCGACGACTTTTTTTCACATCGCTGCCTTTTTCTCCGGAATGGCGATCATGGGTGTCGAGGTCAGCGCCTCGCGTCTTCTCGCTCCGTATTTCGGCTCGTCGATGATCACCTGGACGATCCTGATCGGGATCATTCTCACCGCCATGAGCCTGGGAAGCCGCTTCGGCGGCCGGCTGGCCGATTCCTGCGACCGGCCCGATCGCCTGTTCAGGCTTCTTTTCTGGTGCGCGATCTGGGTGGCCCTTACGCCCTGGCTTGGCCGGTATCTCATGACGGCGGCTCTCTTCGGCATGATAGTGGCAGTGCCCGGCCAGGCGTTGCCGCTCGGCGTTCTGCTCTCCTGCCTCCTGATCTTCGCCCCGCCCTGTTTCGTTCTCGGCATGGTGTCACCGTTCCTTCTACGCTTCACCCTCCCCGATACCGCCGCGACCGGTCGAACCGCCGGTGACCTCGGGGCTCTTTCCACCGTCGGGAGCATCTTCGGCACCTTCCTGCCGACCTTCGTGAGCATTCCGTATCTTGGCTCGACCCGCACGTTTCTGCTCTTTGCGGCGGTGCTGGGGCTGATTTCCCTTGCGTATTTCCGGCTTGTGTCCCCCGAATCGAATCGTGCGGGCTCGGGAAGCCTGCTCGTGGTCCTGATGCTCTGCGCCTTGCCCGTCCTCCCGCTCCGGCCGTCGTTTGCCTTCTGGACGGCGTCGATTCTCGAGGATGAATCGGTGTACAACTACCTGCGCGTTGCGCGGGAATACGGCGGCCTGCAACTTTCGACGCACACTCTCATTGGCCGCCAGTCGATCGCGCGGGATGACGGCGTGATGACCGGCAATTACTGGGATTACGCCATGCTTGCCCCGTTCTTCCGTGACAATCCCCGGTTCGAAAAGCCCCTGCGGCTTTTGGTGCTGGGCTACGGGGCCGGCACGATCTCACGTATCTGCCGCTTTTTTTTTCCGGCATCGACCATCACCGGGGTGGAGATCGATCCGGCCATCGCCGCGCTCGGGTCCGTCTACTTCGGCGTGAAGCCGGGACAGGACGAGGTGGTGATCGAAGACGCCCGGACCTTTCTCACCCGCACCGAGCGGACATGGGACATGGTCGTGCTCGATGCATATCACGATATATCCATCCCTTTCCACCTGACGACCGCCGAATTCTGGTACCAGGTGAAAAGCCGCCTGGCATCGGACGGTGTCGTGGCGGTCAACTACAATCTGCCGTTCGCTGCCGATCTCGAACTGTCGGAATCCCTCGTCCAAACGATGAAAAGCGTCTTCCCCCGCGTTTTCGTTTGTCCGGTCAGGAACGAGGTGAATTCCATCTTCATCGCAACCATGGCGAAGGACAGCCGACTCCCTGATCCGATGCATGCTCAGGTCGGGGAGGACCACATCCTGTATCCTGTGTTCAAAGCGTTCTTGGCCCAGCACCGGGAGATCGTCGACACCGCGAAAATCCTCACCGATGACTTTGCCCCGGTGGAATGGTTGAGTAACCGGGCGCTCGGCAACGTCATCCGCGATGGAATCGCCATCGCGAAAGTCCGGGCGATTCACGCCCTGAGGACACTGTAG